The following proteins come from a genomic window of Geomonas sp. RF6:
- a CDS encoding GYD domain-containing protein: MMFIMLTRLAPEALRSPASLEQLEKKAAEQIRSKCPKVEWVHNFALLGPYDYLDIFNAPDLETAMEVSTIVRTFGQATTEVWTATEWSKYKELVRNLPQQ; the protein is encoded by the coding sequence ATGATGTTTATCATGCTTACCCGGCTCGCACCGGAGGCCCTTCGGTCACCGGCTTCGCTGGAACAACTGGAGAAGAAGGCGGCCGAACAGATCCGCAGCAAGTGCCCGAAAGTGGAGTGGGTGCACAACTTCGCGCTGTTGGGGCCGTACGATTACCTCGACATCTTTAACGCGCCCGACCTGGAGACCGCGATGGAAGTTTCCACGATTGTGCGCACCTTCGGCCAGGCCACCACCGAGGTCTGGACCGCGACGGAGTGGAGCAAGTACAAGGAACTGGT